The window CAGGGGGTCGCCTTGCGGCGTCAACAAGGGCGCAACAGCCGCCGGCTTGCGAGTTGTGCCATTGTAGCCCAGCAACACCGGCCATTGCAGGCGCAAGCCACGCAACACAGGCGAAGGCGACGCCACAACAGGGCGGAACGGTTCCTCAACGATATACCGCCCATAGACACGAATGGTCTCTTTGAGGAAAATTTGCGGAATATCGCCAACATTGGGCGCAGGATAGAAACGCCCCCCACCTTGGGCGGCCAGTTGCGACAATTCTTCAACCGCCGAACCATTGCCGGCGGCGACCACGCTCAACGTAATGCCTTCTTCACGCAAGGCGGCAGCCAGCGCCTGATAGTCCCCCGCACGGCTCCAACCATCCGTCACCAGGATGATATGGCGCACCTTGGCGGGAACGCCCGCCAGTTCTGTTTCGGCGGCTTTCAAACCGGCAAAAATGTTCGTACTCCCTTCGGCGATGAGCGTGCCAATTTGCTCTTCCAATGCCGCACGTCCAGGGAACCGTTGCGGCTCCAACACCCAGCGGGCTTCGCTGTCAAACGCCACAACGCCAATGTAATCGAAATCGCCCAGGGCGGCGGCCGCCTGCAACACAGCGGCTTTGGCGATATCCACCTTGGGAATCCCCGCCAACGCCCGCTGACGCATCGCGTTGGTATCGTTGGGGTCTTCACAATGGCATTGCCCCATGGAACCGCTCTTGTCCACCGCCAGCACCAGCGCAATGTTCGGTTCTTGCTCGCGGGCGCGCACACGCATCTCAACCGGCAACGCCGCTTCCACGGGTGTATCGCTCCACAAGCCCGCGCCAAAACTTTGCGGCCCGCCAATCATGACCAACCCGCCCCCGGTATCACGCACGAACGTCGCCAACGCTTCTTGCGCCGCCGTGGAAACGTCGGGAGCGGGCACATTCACCAGCACCACGCTCTGGTAGCCCGCCAACGTCGTCGCCGAGGTTGGCAACGCCGACGGGGGAATCTGGTCAACCAGCATGTTGGCGGCTTGAAGCGCGGCGACCAACGGCGCGGCCTCTTCCGTCGAACGTGCAACCACCAACACACGCGGCGGACCTTCGACAATCGTAAAGGCTTCGGCGCGGTTGTTCTGCGGGAAGGTATCGCTGTTTTGGGGTTCCAGCACGGCTTGCAAGCGCAAAAAGCCTGTTTGCGAAGCCGGCACCTCAAAGGTCAGCGTCGTTTCCCCCGGCGTCAGTGTCACCTCGCGCGTGGCCCACACCTGGTTCTCGCGCAGCAAGTGGACGCGCACAGCGCCGTTGGTATTGCTCGCCAGAACAACGCGCACATCAAGCCGCTCGCCTTCGCGCGCTGTGGCGGGAACATCCAGGCGCTTCAACGCCACTTCGGGCCCCTGAATGCCCCCTTGAAGCGCTACCACATCAATGGGAATGGCGTAAGCCTGCACGATGGGCAGCAAGGCGCGCCAATCACCCTCGTTGGCTTGCCCATCGCTGAGGAGCACAAAGCGCTTCTGATACTCCGCGGGGAAGAGCGTCAATCCCACTTGCAGCGCCTCGGCAATATCGGTGCGCGTGCGCACGGGAATACTCTCAATGCCCGGTACATCCTGCAACGCGCCAACGGTACGCTCAACCAGCGCATTTTTCCCAAAGACCACGATACCGGCGACATCATGCTCACCCCGCGCCTGCAAAGCCCGCCGCACAAATGTCACCGCCGCTTCCTGCTGAGCGGGGGGCACGCTATCCGAAAGGTCAATGAGAAAGACCACCGCGGTATCGTCCACCGGCAAGCGCACGTGCAAGCCGGCGAGCGCCAGCACCAAAGCGCTCATCAACAGACCACGCAACGCCATGGCGGCCAGTTTGCGCCCCCGTTGTGCAGGGCGGGGCGCACGCCACGCCAGCCAGAGCAACGGCGGCACCAGCACCAAAAGCCAAAGCATGTTGGGGTGGGTTACGGCCAAGCGCATAGGCGATACCTTGTGTGTGGTTGGTTCTTGCGGCTATGATGGCACGAACGCGCGGGGGTGACAAGCAGGTTCATCTATGAAGCCCCTTTCAAGCGAGTAATTCAACACCCCTTATTTGCAAACCTTGCTCAAATCTCATATACTGCCCCCACTTCTGCGAGCCCAAATCTCAACAAAAGGGGGGTGGTGAATCTTCGTATTTCTATGCATTCCTGCTCACATTTTTGCATGCAAATGAAGACCTCTCAAAGGAGCGAGCCTTATGCACGTGCGCCATTCATTCGTGTTCACCTTCGTTGCGCTCTTCATCGCCGCCACTTTTGCACTTTTCAACATCCCCGCTTCGCATTCCGTCGTCGCAGAAAAAAGTGATATCGTCCCTGGGCAGTACATCGTCGTGCTGAATGATTCTGTTTCGGCTTCCGCCCTGCCCGCTGTGGCCAACGAAATGGCCTTGCGCCATGGGCTGGCTGTTGGGCGTTCCTATACCCACGCCATGCGCGGCTTTGTTGCCACAGTCCCGGCCGGGCGCCTGGCCGCCCTGCAAGCCGACCCCCGCGTGCGGGTTGTTGCCCCCGACCGCTACGTCAGTTTCAACCCGAAACCCTGCCGCAACAACTGCGGTGGCGATGGCGGCGGCAGTGGCCCGCAAGAAATCCCGACCGGCATTGACCGCATTGACGCCGAACTGAGCGCCACCGCCAACATTGACGGCGTGGACGACCGCGTGGACGTTGACGTCGCCGTCATTGACACCGGTATCTCGTCGCACCCCGACCTGAATGTGGTGGGCGGATACAACTGCTCCAAAGGCAAACCCTCGAATTACAGCGACGGCAACGGGCACGGCACCCACGTCGCCGGTACGATTGCCGCGCTGGATAACGATTTTGGCGTCGTAGGGGTTGCCCCTGGGGCGCGCCTCTGGGCGGTACGTGTCCTCAACAACGCCGGTTCGGGCACGTTGTCCGACGTGATTTGCGGCATTGACTGGGTGACCGCCAATGCCGACATCATCGAAGTCGCCAACATGAGCCTGGGCGGGAGCGGCAGTGACGATGGGCTTTCCTGCGCCGAAACCAGCGACCCCGAAAAGATTGCACTCTGCAACGCCACCGCCGCGGGTGTGACGTTCGCTGTGGCAGCCGGTAATGAAAGCGACGATACCGCCAACCACACACCAGGGGCGTATGACATGGTCATCACTGTCTCGGCGCTGGCCGACTTTGACGGCAAGCCGGGCGGGCTGGGGTCGCCCACCTGCCGTACAGACGAAGACGACACCTTTGCGAATTTCAGCAACTACGGTGCGGACGTGGACATCATCGCGCCGGGCGTCTGCATCAAGTCCACGTGGAACGACGGTGGGTACAACACCATTAGCGGCACGTCCATGGCGACGCCTCACGTCGCAGGTGCCGCCGCCCTCTACAAAGCCACGCATCCCAGCGCCTCACCCGACCAGGTGAAGAACGCTTTGTTGAGCAGTGGCACGACGGACTGGGACAACAGCGACGATCCCGACGGTATCAAAGAACCGTTGTTGAACGTCGGCGGCTATTGAGCCACACGCACCACCCCTTTGGGCTTGCAGAAAGAAAACGCCCGCTCGGATGAGCGGGCGTTCTCTTATGCGCGTCAGCCTACGCAAGCGGCAGATTGGTGGTGAATTTGATTTCATCCGTCGCCAGACTGGTGGCTACACGAGCGAGCGGGGCGACCTTCGCCAATTTCGTATGGACAAACGTCTGCACATCCGCAGGCGACGGTAACACCACGCGTATCATGTACTCATACTCCCCCGTCAGCGCCACAAACTCCTGCACTTCGGGCATGGCCGCAACCGCTTCACGGAATGCGGTTAACGTTTCGGCATCGGCGGACGCCAGCGAGACGAAGAGATAGGCGACCGTTTCATACCCCAACGCTTCGCGGTTGAGCACGGTTGTATGCCCGGCAATCACCCCCTCTTTGTACAAGCGCCGCACACGCGACAAAATCGCCGGCGAAGACATGCCCATCTCGCGCGCCAGTTGCGCCCACGGCACGCGCCCATCTTCTTGCGCGCTCCGAAGAATTTGCACATCTTTTTCGTCAAGGCGAACTTGTTTTTTAGGCATAATGCGTTTCCCCCATATTTTTTATTTTTGAAGCTGTTTCCCCCAAAAAAAGAAGTTTTGTAAAAGAAGGAAAACCGCCCGCCATTCTATCCGTTTTTTTGGATAAATCAAATAATGCAAAAGTAACTTTTGGGTATAAAAACCGACAACATGTTTTCCAAAAGGGGCTTTCAGGCAACGGCGCGGCACGCTTTCTACACGCACCGCGCCGTCGTTCCAGCACGTGGGTTAGCGGCAAACCTGCGCCAATTGGAACATATCCCCCAGTACCCCCGCCGCTGTGACATCAACGCCTGCGCCTGCCCCTTGCACCACCAGGGGGCGCGCCGCATAGCGAGCGGTGGTGAAACTTATCAAGTTGTCGGTACCGCGCAAAGCCCCCAGCGGGCTTTCACGCGGCACGGCTTGCACCCCCACCGACACGCCCGCCTCGGAGACATCCGCCACATAGCGCAACACGTTGCCTTCCGCCGCCGCCGACGCCACACGGGCTTGCATCTCGGCATCCACCTCATCCAGCCGCGCCCAAAATTCATCCCGCGAGAGTGCGGCAAAGTCGGGTGGGTAGAGCGGCTCAACCGTCAAGGTATCCATGCTCAACGGAAGCCCCAAGGTGCGCGCCAGAATGAGCGCTTTGCGCGCCACATCCATGCCGCTCAGGTCGTCGCGTGGGTCGGGTTCGGTGTAGCCCAGGCGGTGCGCCTCGCGCACAGCCGCCGAAAACGATTGCCCCGCTTCCAGCGCCGACATGACAAAGCCAAGAGTCCCGCTCAGCGCTCCCTGCACCTGCTTCACGCTGTCGCCGGTATCCAGCAAAGTGCGCAATGTGGAAATCACCGGCAAACCCGCGCCCACCGTCGATTCATAGCGCAGTGGTCCCGCATGCAACAGGTCCCACAGGCGCAAATCGCCGGTAAGCGGCTTCTTGTTCGCCAGCACAATGCCATAGCCCAGGTCGCGCGCCCGCTGGAACGCCGGCGCAACGGTTTCGGCTTCGGCGGCGGTCACATCCACCACAATCGCACCCGGCCAGCCGGCGACATCCACAAGCGCCGCCAAATCCCCCTGCCAGTAGCCTTCGGGGTGCTCCGCCAGTCGCTTCCCGGCCGCTTTCCATTCGACAAGGTCTTCCAACAACGCCCGTGCCAGCCCTTCGTCTTCGTGGCGGGTCGCCACCACCGCGCCGTCGCTATCAGCCAGGGCGGTGTACACGAATTGAAAGCCATAGCGCGCCTGTTGCTCAGCGGTCGCCAAAACCTGGCGAATGAGCGCGCGCCCCACACCGCCAACACCAAATTGGATAATTGGAATGTAGCGCATCGGTGCTTCTCCGTTCAGCATCTATTCAGGCACAACCAGCGTCGGCTCCTCCTGGCGAGGTGGTTCACCCAGCGAGAAGGCATCATGAATGGCACGCACGGCATCGTTCGCATCGGCGGCTTCAACCACCAGCGACAAATTGTATTCGGAACTGCCCTGGGCGATACTCACCACGTTGATTTCTTTTTCACCCAGCGCCCCAAACACACGCGAGGCAATGCCCGGTGTGCGCCGCATACCGCCACCCACCACCGCCACAATCACCACATCATCCTGCACCCACACGCGGTCAATCGCGCCAATGTGCAACTCGTGCGCAAACTCCTGTTCCAACGCCTGCACTACGCGGCGGCTGGCATCCGACGGGACGACAAAGCAAATGGACTGTTCGGATGAACTTTGCGAAATCATGAGCACACTGACATCCGAACGCGCCGCCGCGCCAAACACACGCGCCGCCACGCCGGGCACGCCCAGCATCCCGCGCCCTTCCACTGTGACCAGCGCCAGGTTGCGAATCGCCGTCACAGCCTTGACGGCGCGCCCATTGACGGTGTCATCAGGCACGATGAGCGTGCCGGGGTGGGTGGGGTTGAAGGTGTTGAGAATGCGCACGGGAATGCGCTTTTCAACCGCCGGGCGCACTGTTTTGGGGTGCAGAACACGCGCGCCAAAGTAGGCCATTTCGGCGGCTTCGGTGTAGCCAATGCGGCTGAGCGTGCGCGCGTTGGGCACAATGCGCGGGTCGGCTGTCAACACGCCGTCAACATCCGTCCAAATCCAAATCTCGTCGGCGTCCAGTGCGTGCCCCAAAATGGCCGCC of the Ardenticatena maritima genome contains:
- a CDS encoding VWA domain-containing protein, whose protein sequence is MRLAVTHPNMLWLLVLVPPLLWLAWRAPRPAQRGRKLAAMALRGLLMSALVLALAGLHVRLPVDDTAVVFLIDLSDSVPPAQQEAAVTFVRRALQARGEHDVAGIVVFGKNALVERTVGALQDVPGIESIPVRTRTDIAEALQVGLTLFPAEYQKRFVLLSDGQANEGDWRALLPIVQAYAIPIDVVALQGGIQGPEVALKRLDVPATAREGERLDVRVVLASNTNGAVRVHLLRENQVWATREVTLTPGETTLTFEVPASQTGFLRLQAVLEPQNSDTFPQNNRAEAFTIVEGPPRVLVVARSTEEAAPLVAALQAANMLVDQIPPSALPTSATTLAGYQSVVLVNVPAPDVSTAAQEALATFVRDTGGGLVMIGGPQSFGAGLWSDTPVEAALPVEMRVRAREQEPNIALVLAVDKSGSMGQCHCEDPNDTNAMRQRALAGIPKVDIAKAAVLQAAAALGDFDYIGVVAFDSEARWVLEPQRFPGRAALEEQIGTLIAEGSTNIFAGLKAAETELAGVPAKVRHIILVTDGWSRAGDYQALAAALREEGITLSVVAAGNGSAVEELSQLAAQGGGRFYPAPNVGDIPQIFLKETIRVYGRYIVEEPFRPVVASPSPVLRGLRLQWPVLLGYNGTTRKPAAVAPLLTPQGDPLLAHWRYGLGRAAAWTSDFTGRWAQALIQDEEGAALMRQIVAWTFPPPQSTALQASILPEGSGVRISVVAERELAAQPGETRLRLVAPDGAVRDMVIPPVAPDTFETFLELDQPGAYLATIIRTDEDGTPLEQSQAGFVIPYSPEYQLTVQDETTLRTLALETGGRLPVEAEQVWAAPGQRAVRVRDLWPFLLVLSALLLVPDIAVRRLDVRREGLTAWRAWWQERIQQWRVEPALAAERSTERQHLFEAKTRARRPYAPPPSPPTSPPSAPSSHTTKTAPPAPSAEEDMDAIARLKQAKKRRRGAR
- a CDS encoding S8 family peptidase produces the protein MHVRHSFVFTFVALFIAATFALFNIPASHSVVAEKSDIVPGQYIVVLNDSVSASALPAVANEMALRHGLAVGRSYTHAMRGFVATVPAGRLAALQADPRVRVVAPDRYVSFNPKPCRNNCGGDGGGSGPQEIPTGIDRIDAELSATANIDGVDDRVDVDVAVIDTGISSHPDLNVVGGYNCSKGKPSNYSDGNGHGTHVAGTIAALDNDFGVVGVAPGARLWAVRVLNNAGSGTLSDVICGIDWVTANADIIEVANMSLGGSGSDDGLSCAETSDPEKIALCNATAAGVTFAVAAGNESDDTANHTPGAYDMVITVSALADFDGKPGGLGSPTCRTDEDDTFANFSNYGADVDIIAPGVCIKSTWNDGGYNTISGTSMATPHVAGAAALYKATHPSASPDQVKNALLSSGTTDWDNSDDPDGIKEPLLNVGGY
- a CDS encoding Lrp/AsnC family transcriptional regulator, translated to MPKKQVRLDEKDVQILRSAQEDGRVPWAQLAREMGMSSPAILSRVRRLYKEGVIAGHTTVLNREALGYETVAYLFVSLASADAETLTAFREAVAAMPEVQEFVALTGEYEYMIRVVLPSPADVQTFVHTKLAKVAPLARVATSLATDEIKFTTNLPLA
- a CDS encoding aspartate kinase, whose translation is MSRLVMKFGGTSVGNADAIRQVGEILQKAYTDGHEVVAVVSAMRGVTDMLINAAKAAAQGDDAAARSASTTIWERHAEAAGVLLGRTTGPDLAAIKQELSMFMHLCEAIAILGEVTPRAMDLISSLGERFSARLVASYLQTLDVPSEAVIASELIVTDECFGSANPLLDETGERTRARLLPLLEQRTLPVVTGFLAATRDGVITTLGRGGSDYTAAILGHALDADEIWIWTDVDGVLTADPRIVPNARTLSRIGYTEAAEMAYFGARVLHPKTVRPAVEKRIPVRILNTFNPTHPGTLIVPDDTVNGRAVKAVTAIRNLALVTVEGRGMLGVPGVAARVFGAAARSDVSVLMISQSSSEQSICFVVPSDASRRVVQALEQEFAHELHIGAIDRVWVQDDVVIVAVVGGGMRRTPGIASRVFGALGEKEINVVSIAQGSSEYNLSLVVEAADANDAVRAIHDAFSLGEPPRQEEPTLVVPE